The following proteins are encoded in a genomic region of Chloracidobacterium sp.:
- a CDS encoding PrsW family intramembrane metalloprotease — protein MKLDITVNAGTLAGQSFDLQTGFMTIGRSEACTVRFDPLVERIASKQHAFIEARSDGFYITDNQSTNGTFVNGSRITTARLNNGDVIQFGSNGVTANVRIAESEVPAAMTREAQIEQFDDTVSRQPKSMQNSIASFGLGGAAPPKIEASKTGKYVGIGISLFLIVFLGSIVIGLMFLSVGPVAAVIAAVIAFLPAMVYILPIIWLDRYDPEPVWLLGMAFLWGALVAVVVSFIINTLVGAVVSMAAGPELGEIAGAVFSAPIVEEGSKGIGVVLLLIFFRRYFDDILDGIVFAGVIALGFATVENVLYYGRAVGAGDAGSVAVLVFLRGVLSPFAHVTFTSMTGIGCGISRESHNKIVKILMPILGYFGAVSLHALWNGMASVGGGGAFLIGYIVAEVPFFFIFVCFALYIMWRQHKIVKEMLAIDIARGLISPELAEKATSAFRSTGWILSGIFTGKALARSRYVRAVGKLGLSYWHIQRATRAHGETGSFQQNPILREEVLLWRDKV, from the coding sequence ATGAAACTGGACATTACCGTGAATGCCGGAACGCTGGCGGGGCAGAGCTTTGACCTGCAAACAGGTTTTATGACCATTGGGCGGAGCGAGGCCTGCACGGTGAGGTTCGATCCGTTGGTTGAGAGGATCGCCTCAAAACAGCACGCATTTATCGAGGCACGGTCCGACGGATTTTACATTACTGACAATCAGAGTACCAACGGCACTTTCGTGAACGGCTCAAGGATAACCACCGCCAGACTCAATAACGGCGATGTTATTCAGTTCGGCTCGAACGGTGTAACTGCCAACGTCCGTATTGCTGAATCGGAAGTTCCGGCAGCGATGACGCGTGAGGCTCAGATAGAGCAGTTTGACGATACTGTTTCGCGTCAGCCGAAGAGTATGCAAAATTCAATAGCATCCTTCGGCCTCGGCGGAGCCGCTCCGCCAAAGATCGAAGCGAGCAAGACAGGCAAGTATGTCGGCATCGGGATCTCGTTATTCCTTATCGTATTTCTGGGGTCGATCGTTATCGGGCTTATGTTCCTCAGTGTAGGCCCTGTGGCAGCAGTGATCGCTGCCGTTATCGCGTTCTTGCCGGCAATGGTCTATATTTTGCCGATAATATGGCTTGATCGTTACGATCCCGAGCCGGTTTGGCTGCTTGGCATGGCATTCCTATGGGGTGCGCTGGTCGCGGTTGTGGTCTCGTTCATTATAAATACGTTGGTCGGTGCGGTGGTATCGATGGCGGCCGGGCCTGAACTAGGCGAGATCGCGGGAGCCGTCTTTAGCGCCCCGATCGTCGAAGAGGGGTCAAAGGGGATCGGTGTCGTCCTGCTGCTTATCTTCTTCAGGCGATATTTTGACGACATCCTTGACGGAATTGTGTTTGCCGGCGTTATCGCGCTTGGTTTTGCAACTGTCGAGAATGTGCTGTATTACGGCCGGGCGGTCGGTGCCGGCGATGCCGGCAGCGTAGCGGTTCTGGTCTTCCTTCGCGGTGTGCTGTCACCGTTCGCTCATGTTACTTTTACCTCGATGACAGGCATCGGTTGCGGTATTTCTAGGGAATCGCATAACAAGATAGTCAAGATTCTCATGCCCATATTGGGTTACTTCGGAGCGGTCTCTCTTCATGCCCTTTGGAATGGAATGGCGTCCGTCGGAGGCGGCGGTGCGTTCCTTATTGGTTATATTGTTGCTGAAGTGCCGTTTTTCTTCATATTCGTTTGCTTTGCACTTTATATAATGTGGAGGCAGCATAAGATCGTGAAGGAAATGCTTGCTATTGACATCGCACGCGGCCTGATCTCGCCGGAACTGGCAGAGAAAGCGACATCGGCGTTCCGCAGTACCGGCTGGATCCTCAGCGGAATATTCACCGGCAAAGCGTTGGCCCGCTCACGATACGTCAGGGCCGTCGGAAAGCTGGGCCTGAGTTATTGGCACATTCAAAGGGCGACGCGTGCTCACGGCGAGACAGGGAGCTTTCAACAGAATCCGATCCTTCGAGAAGAGGTACTCCTTTGGCGGGATAAGGTTTGA